gtgcttcgagggcgtagaatagtgaagactgcaggaagcccagtctatgtgtccgggtggggagtgggtgtctgcagcaggtgacgtgagaagcccctgcgctcaaactggaagtgtctgccagaaaccgcggtccctagttcaaaggttccgcttctctgggacttcctggagctgagttccactccctccagctaagctaggcagtgtgtgttgccttgggccgtatccacccacttgtcagtctcttaactattctcaggaggtagctgaggccacaccccctggtgccgagtctgccgagtcacccccagggtgggtgggtggggggaatctaatctgagttttaaaatattttggctttctcttctgaactgctaaataattagcagagaagagctaacagcctgtgccagattcctttacctcagtggcttctctgatcccagagcccctcccagcgcagtgggcgcagtgtgcccctaccccaccgtctgtgctggtctttcttattcctcccctgagaactgacctttcctgttgaaactccagattctcttcagctggtaagtcgtgcttccagtccttgtggtatctgtcagtcctgagctaattctgagacttaatttatctaattggttgtgagggagtgaggacgttcactgagtcgtgtgtttcttctccgccatcttggctccgccccctcaaccacatctaattttcaaagaattattttcttctttaagattctgtatctccttttctagttggttaacttttccCCCCATaatcttcttggtttttttggacagttattttttgtttgtttgttttttcctccatctttcatctgatttttgaaatctttttgagttcttctataaattctttctgggcaggtagCCATAATGTTACTATTAGGGTAGAAGAGgcttttacttcagtgtcctcctctgaagatgaaccctggtcttccctattcccaaagtaagtttctatggttgggttctttcttggGTTGGgttcaaagaagaaatttttaaagtaaaaactaTTAATGTAATCCCCATTAATCATGGCATGGTGACTCTAGATTCATTTCAGCTCTCCTCTTTGACCTAGAACCACAAACCAAAAGCTCCAACTACCTATTAGTGCCTGCACCCAGGCAAGCTTGCCCCATTGTTTCTGCATTTATTAGATATGCTATTTCCTTCTTACCCAGGGCAGCACCTCTACAACACAGCTGGACCTGGCATTTGTAATCAGCCTAGATTCTCTCAGTCAGTCTTGCTGGACTCGAGCCCTCAGCTTCTTAGGCTGTTTGGGAGGTTAAAGTTAGTTAGTTAGGATTGAGACTCCAGTGGAACTTAACTAGCCTTTCCTGCTAGCCTAAAGGTGTTGATACTTCACAGCAGTTAAACCTCAGGAGTGGGTGATCTTCTAGATTTTCAGGTCTTTCTCTTCAGTCCTAGGATGTTCTGTTCTGTCCAaatcttttttggtttttgtagACTTATGTTTATTGTGAGGTATAAATTAGTTCTGTTCATGAACAAAATttagagagcttgaaattttctgacctactttaccatcttctcagaatccctgcaagtcacttaaacccttaattgctttttccttatttgtaaaatgagaggattaaacAGCAACTGTCTCACTGAGATGTTGTAAAGATCAGATCagaaaatatgtataaagcactttgtaaacctggAAGCATTATACAAATGTTTGCTATGATGATCCTGGTCATATCTTACAGAGCTCTCTTTATTTATCACTTTATTAACCCTATCCAAAGAGTAATTTAATCCCCATGTTCCTGAGAAACTCCACAGTGGTTCTTAATAGTGATCATCTCTTTGCAATCCTTTATCAAGACATTTTGAGAATTgtactaggaaaaaaaagtcGAGTATTCTAATACCCTATGTTATAAAATAAGTTCTGATTTTCATCAAGCTCTGACATATTATATACAAGCACACTCATGTTCTGAGTTCCCTTGCAACTTTAACATCTTATTTTTATAgtgtctcttccagctctaaaatgtTCTTTGTTCTAAAGTTTCTTTTATCTCTGACATTCTAGGTTTTACACTTGTTTGTGGGGTAACATTCTATGAATCTTCTATGCTAAGTGGTCTATTTTTATCATCCTCAGAATTCAATGTTTGAGGAGATGATGAACTGTAACATTAGAAAATTTCGTTTGTCATTCGTTTGTCAAGTATCTATGTAACAGTGTAGTTTTCCTCAGCAGGTCTGTGTTGATCAATGGCTTTTCAGAGTTAGGTGTAATTTCATAGGATGTCCCAAACCAACCAGAATCCTTCTGTGTCTGCCATACAGGTCCTAGAAATACCAGCATTATGGCTATATTCTTTTGGACTTTAAGACTTTGATATTATGCACTATTGACTTTATCAGCCACTAAATAGCTATATAACATTGACTAAGTCACTCAAACTtcccagagcctcagtttcttcaactgtaaaattaacGAACTAGACAAGATGAATATTAAGCTCTAACAATCTatcaatatttaaaatgctttgcttACATTATGTTATTTGATGTTCAAAACAACACTCTGACATAGGGATAACTGTTATTTTATAGACTGGACATGAATTCAGATATCAAATGATTTTCCCAACATCACACAGCCAATGCATAGCAATAAACCAGGAGTTCCAACTCACGGCTAGTACTTTCCCCATTCCATCAGCTAACCTGTTAAAATGGAAAGATCCCTCTTGTCATTGCCTCTACTTATatggaatgaaataataaaattatttattgaaaaagAACATGTATTGGATTCAGAAAATCTGGGTTTCAAGTTTTGTTCCCTGCCTTTATTAGCTTGTGGCCTTAAACTGGTCACTTCATCTATCTGATCCTCAAATTTCAGATTTATAAACTGAGAGAATTCTGTTTGCATTATCTGGCTCAGAACTGTTTTGAAAAGTGTTTGGAAAAGTATTGCACAAACCTTAAATTTTGGATTCCCAAGAGTCTTAGTACAATTTAAGTTCTAATAGACTTTTATTAAGTTTTATAAATTGCAATAAGATTAAACTTATTAAAAGTTAATGTTAAAACTTTTAAAGCTACCCTTAGCACattcttatttttcaattaaactGAGCTTCATTAATATATTAAATCTTCTCTGAAAATTCCAGACATCCTGGAGGAAAAGAATGACAATAGAAGCTGGGGCAGCAGTAGCACCTCTGGATTCATCCTCTTAGGACTCTCCTCAAATCCTCAGTTACAGGAGCCACTCTTCATCATATTCCTTACTATGTATCTGGTCACCCTCTTTGGGAACTTGCTGATCATAGTAGTCATCCGTTTAGACTCAAGGCTTCATACCCCAATGTATTTCTTCTTGAGCATCTTGTCCTTCATTGATATCTGCTTTACCTCTGTCATTATCCCCAAGATGTTGGTGAATTTCCTATCAGAGACAAAAACCATCTCCTATATAGGCTGTCTAGTGCAGATGTACTTCTTCATAGCTTTTGTAAACACAGATAGTTATCTTCTAGCCTCCATGGCTATTGACCGCTTGATAGCCATCTGCAATCCTTTACAGTATTCTATGATCATGAGTCACAGACGGTGTGTCATTTTGGCAGTGGCTTCCTGTGTAATCTCACACCTCCATGCTCTTTTACGTGTTTTGCTCATGTCCCGTCTGTCATTCTGTGCCTCCCACGTCATCAAACACTTCTTCTGTGACACACAGCCAGTGCTGAAGCTTTCTTGTTCTGATACTTCTTCTAGTCAGGTTGTGGTCATGACAGAGACACTGGCTGTTATTGTGACCCCCTTCTTATGCATAATCTTCTCCTACCTGAGGATCATTGTTGCCATTCTCAAAATTCCCTCTGCATCGGGAAAATGGAAGACCTTCTCCACTTGTGGCTCCCACCTCACCATTGTGATATTATTTTATGGAAGCGCTATCTATGTCTATTTCCGGCCTCTGTCCAGCTATTCTGTGGTCAAGGATAGAGTGGCCACAGTCATGTACACAGTAGTCACCCCCATGGTGAACCCCTTTATTTACAGCCTAAGGAATAAGGACATGAAACAGGGCATGGGGAAGTTGAAGGATAGAATCAAGGTCTAAAAATTCATGGTATCAGAAATACATAGATGCTAAAAGTGGAAGGATGTTTAGAACATAAGAATgttagagaaggaaacaaaatagaaaatattataacATAAAGTGTGAAAACttaaagagaccttagagatcatcaaagATCCAATCATTTCATCACCCAGATGAGGCAGTTGAAGCCCACAAAAGGGAGACTTTCCAATGTCACAGAactaattattgttttatggtGGAAAGAGCAGACATATACTAAGGAGGATAAGAGTAAGCAAGGAGTTCTATATATTTGGTGATATTATGGATAGCCACCAAAGACAAACTCTACCAAATTCACAAATGTGCCAAAGGTCAGCTCTAATTTcatcaattaatttatttctcaCATATTGAATAGCACCTGGTCCTTGCAAGGAACACAGTAAAGAAACACTATAATTAAGGGTAGGAAAACTGGGGTTTTATCCCAGAGCctcaaaatttaaatacttttgacAGGATTCATCcttcataacttatttagcaagaataattagttaaaataagaaGTTAGGGAAACTCTGACATGTTTCCACCTTCCTGCTTCCAGCAGCAtgacatagtgaatagagagctgtcCTCTAAAACAGGAAAACTTATACTATTTAAGTTGGCCTCCATATATACTGATTGTGTGGCCCCTGAGGAGCCTTAATTCCTCATTGCTCTAagtaattctttaagattataaattgcagagaaagagATGACCCATACTAATGGAAAAAGTTTTCTCACCTGAAACTTccctatataaatgaaatcataagtctagtTTCTATCCCTTTCCCAGAATGTTTCtctggtttctctctctctcaatatccTTCTCTGGCTGCATCTTGTAGTGCTTGTTCTAGGTTTCATAAGCCTTAATTGCAATTCTGTTACTAAGTGGTCCTTATCAGAAGCATAAACCTGTCTTCTCCTTAAGATATTCTGTGAGGAGAGGGTATATACTATGTAAGTTGTTGTGATGGTCTAGGAAAATTCTCCATCTgctacaaagataattttctgtctcaaataaatcaaaatagtcatcctagggggcagctagatagtacagtggatagagcagcacctctgaagtcaggaggacctgagttcaaatctggcctcagtcacttaacacttcctagcagtgtgatcctgggcaaatcacataatcccaattgcctcagaaaaaaacaaaaaacaaaacaaaacaaacaaacaaaggaaaaaaaaaaacagtcaccCTAGCAGAGCTCCAAACCtattgagaaaaagagaaggccCAGAAAAAGAAGGCAGAGTTTTCTCAATAAGTAAGTATTCTTCAGGAAATTCTGTTAATCATCCATTCCtgctaaaaatgcttgagagtataggaataaatggactattccttagaataatcaggagcatatatttacgactgtcagtaagcataatatgcaatggagataaactggaacctttcccagtaagatcaggagtgaaacgaggttgcccactatcaccattactactcaatattgtattagaaatgttagccttggcaataagagtcaagaaagagattaaaggaataagagtaggtaatgaggaaatcaaactgtcactctttgcagatgatacgatggtatacttagaaaacccaagATATTCtaacaaaaagttattagaaataattcacaactttagcaaagttgctggatacaaaataaatccacataaatcctcagcatttttatacatcaccaacaaaatgcaacagcaagagatacaaaaagaaattccattccaaacaaatgttgagagtataaaatatttggtaatccatctaccaaagaaaagtcaggaattatatgagcaaaattacaaaacacttgccacaaaaataaagtcagatttaaataattggaaagacatccagtgctcttggataggccgagcgaatataataaagatgacaatactccccaaactaatctatttatttagtgctataccaatcagactcccaagaaactattttaatgacctagaaaaaataacaacaaagttcatatggaagaataaaaggtcgagaatttcaagggaattaatgaaaaaaaagtcagatgaaggtggtctaggtatacctgatctaaaactatattatatagcagcagtcaccaaaactatttggtattggctaagaaatagaccagttgatcagtcaaatagattaggtacaaaggacaaaaaagggtacaactatagcaatatagcaatttataataatataaaatttataataatataaaaatatagcaaaatataGCAATTTgggtttgataaacccaaagataccaacattagggataaaaatgcattatttggaaaaaactgttgggaaaactggaaatcagtatgccagaaattagatatggacccacacttaacaccatataccaagataagatcaaaatgggtccatgatttaggcataaagaatgagatcataaatagattagaggaacagagaatagtctacctcttagacctgtggaggaggaaggaatgtatgaccagaggagaactagacatcataattgatcacaaaatagaagactttgattacatcaaactaaaaagtttctgtacaaacaatactaatgcaaacaagattagaagggaagtaacaaattgggaaaatatttttatagttaaaggttctgataaaggtctcatttccaaaatatatagagaattgatcc
The DNA window shown above is from Sminthopsis crassicaudata isolate SCR6 chromosome 2, ASM4859323v1, whole genome shotgun sequence and carries:
- the LOC141552911 gene encoding olfactory receptor 1L4-like — encoded protein: MASRPKLTDILEEKNDNRSWGSSSTSGFILLGLSSNPQLQEPLFIIFLTMYLVTLFGNLLIIVVIRLDSRLHTPMYFFLSILSFIDICFTSVIIPKMLVNFLSETKTISYIGCLVQMYFFIAFVNTDSYLLASMAIDRLIAICNPLQYSMIMSHRRCVILAVASCVISHLHALLRVLLMSRLSFCASHVIKHFFCDTQPVLKLSCSDTSSSQVVVMTETLAVIVTPFLCIIFSYLRIIVAILKIPSASGKWKTFSTCGSHLTIVILFYGSAIYVYFRPLSSYSVVKDRVATVMYTVVTPMVNPFIYSLRNKDMKQGMGKLKDRIKV